The genomic interval GCTCCACCGCCACGACGTCGCTCTCCGAGCAGGCGTGCTCGCCGCGGTAGAGCAGCCGCCGGCAGAGCTCCGAACGCGAGGTCAGCAGGCGGACCACCGCGTGGTCCGCGGAATCGACCACCGAGAGCCCCGCGAGCGTGCAGTGCGGCTGGTCGCGGAACATCTCCAGCAGGTCCCGCAGCCGGCCGACGCGGTTGTCCAGGAAGACGCTGAACTGCACGTTCCGCGGCGGCTCATATCCCTGCGCCGTCGGGACCTCGGTTCGCGTCAAGGGCATGAGACACAGCCTACGGCTGCGCCCCGGGGGGAGATTCCGACGCGAGGGGCGGGGCGATCGGACGGGTCCGCGGCTCCGGGGATCCCGGGCTCGTCCACCTCCTTCCGAGGTCGCGGGCATCGCGGGCCTCGGGCGTGGGAGGTAGCGTCTTGCCCGTGCGTGCCGAGAACTCCGAGACGCCGACGCCGACGCCCCACGAGCAGCCGCACCGCACGCAGCGGGCGGGGTGGCTGCGGGCGGCGGTGCTCGGCGGCAACGACGGCGTGGTGTCGGTGGCGAGCGTGGTGGTGGGCGTGGCCAGCGGCGGGGCCGACGCCGAGACGATCGCTCTGGCGGGGACGGCGGCGCTCGTGGCGGGCGCGGTGTCGATGGCGGCGGGCGAGTACGTGAGCGTGCGGAGCCAGGCGGACCTGGAGGCGGCGGAGCTGGAGCTGGAGCGGCGGGCGCTCGTGGACCACCCCGGCGAGGAGCTCGACGAGCTGGCGGCGGTGTACGAGGGCCGGGGGCTGAGGCCGGAGCTCGCGCGCGAGGTGGCGGCGGCGCTCACGGCCCATGATGCGCTGGCCGCCCACGCCCGCGACGAGATGGGCATCAGCGACGCCCTCGCGGCGCGGCCGACGGTGGCCGCGGCGGCGTCGGCCGCGGCCTTCGTGGCCGGCGGGGTGCTGCCGCTGCTCGCGGCGGTGCTCACGCCGCACGACTGGACCTTCTGGCTCGTCCCCGCGGCGACGCTGCTGACGCTGGCCGGGCTCGGCGGGCTGGCCGGGCACGCCGGCGGCGCGAGCGTGCTGCGCGGGGCCTGGCGGGTGACTTTCTGGGGCGCGGCGGCGATGGCCCTGACCGCGGCGGTGGGCCGGCTCTTCGGCGTCGGCTGAAACCGCGGACCGCCGCGCGGAACCGCTCCGAACCGCGACGGTCCGCGGATCTCCGCGACGCCTCAGCCGCAGGCGAGCAGCGCATCGCCCGCGTCCACCGCGGCGGGCGCCTCCGGCGGCAGCGACGCGCGCGTCGGCACGCCCGGGCCGTCGGCCTCGTAGAAGTCCGCGAGCACCGCCTCCCACTCCGCGAGGTTCTTCACGCGGATGAACCGCTGGCGGATCGCGGGCCCGTCGAGGTGGTGCCGGCTGAAGCGGATGCCGAACTTGCGCATCGTCCGCCCGGCGTGCTGCTCGCCGTCGCGGGCGACCGCCAGGGCGAAGTGCTCCCGCAGCACGTCGCGCTGCTGGAAGACCGTCGGCGGCCGCAGCGCATCCAGGTCGACCGGCTCGCCGGCCCGCATCCGCCCCGCCGCCCGTTCGGCCGCCACGGAGCGGGCTTGGCGGAACACCCAGGGGTTGCCGATGCAGCCGCGGGCGACGCTGACCCAGTCCACGCCGGTGCCGTCGAGCATCGCGAAGACGTCGGCCGCCGTCCAGACGTCGCCGGAGCCGCCGAGGACGAAGCGGGACCCGTCCGCGGGCCCGTCGAAGAATGCCCCGAGCCGGTACCGCCGGGCGATCTCCCGCAGCCGCGGCCGGTGGCCGGGGCCCACGTACTTCTGCTGCACCGTGCGGCTGTGGACCGTCGCCCCGGAGAGCCCCAGCTCCATCGCCCCCTCGAACACGCGGGCGAACGCTGCTTCGGCCCCGGGCGAATCGTCGTAGCCGCGACGCAGCTTCACCGTCACCGGCACCTCGGACCCGACCGCGTCCATCGTCGCGCGGAGGATGTCCAGCGCCTCCTCGGGCACCGAGAGCAGGTGCCCGCCGCGGGCCTTCTTCTTGATCTTCTTCACCGGGCAGGCGAGGTTCACGTCGACCACGTCGTAGCCGAGCTTCACGAGGATCCTCGCGCCCTCCGCGAGCTCGTCGGGGTGCGAGCCCATCAGCTGGCCCGCGATCGGGGCGTCGGGGCCGCGGTCGTCCGCGTCGAGTTCGGCCGCGGCGAGGCCCTTCCCGCCGTTCACGAGGAAGCGGTCGAGCATCGCCTCGGTGACGCAGAAGGGGCAGCCGTGGCGGCGGGCGATCCGCCGCATCGACGCGTCGGAGTAGCCGGCCAGCCCCGCCTGGAAGAAGGGCGCGGCGACGGGCACGGCCGCCGGGCCGCCGGGTTGTCCGCC from Phycisphaera mikurensis NBRC 102666 carries:
- a CDS encoding VIT1/CCC1 transporter family protein, with product MPVRAENSETPTPTPHEQPHRTQRAGWLRAAVLGGNDGVVSVASVVVGVASGGADAETIALAGTAALVAGAVSMAAGEYVSVRSQADLEAAELELERRALVDHPGEELDELAAVYEGRGLRPELAREVAAALTAHDALAAHARDEMGISDALAARPTVAAAASAAAFVAGGVLPLLAAVLTPHDWTFWLVPAATLLTLAGLGGLAGHAGGASVLRGAWRVTFWGAAAMALTAAVGRLFGVG
- a CDS encoding tRNA dihydrouridine synthase, which gives rise to MLKLGGQPGGPAAVPVAAPFFQAGLAGYSDASMRRIARRHGCPFCVTEAMLDRFLVNGGKGLAAAELDADDRGPDAPIAGQLMGSHPDELAEGARILVKLGYDVVDVNLACPVKKIKKKARGGHLLSVPEEALDILRATMDAVGSEVPVTVKLRRGYDDSPGAEAAFARVFEGAMELGLSGATVHSRTVQQKYVGPGHRPRLREIARRYRLGAFFDGPADGSRFVLGGSGDVWTAADVFAMLDGTGVDWVSVARGCIGNPWVFRQARSVAAERAAGRMRAGEPVDLDALRPPTVFQQRDVLREHFALAVARDGEQHAGRTMRKFGIRFSRHHLDGPAIRQRFIRVKNLAEWEAVLADFYEADGPGVPTRASLPPEAPAAVDAGDALLACG